In one Thermococcus sp. 2319x1 genomic region, the following are encoded:
- a CDS encoding tRNA (guanine(10)-N(2))-dimethyltransferase: MELIKLKEGKAEILVPKAERIYDAPVFYNPVMALNRDLSVLLLRVVKAERVLDALSATGVRGIRYALETDVDEIWLNDINPEAFKLIIENLKLNFEGEVEINEKSATLKDKKTLIAKNKDANLLMAEKFRYFDFLDLDPFGSPVEFLDSSLRSVKRKGVIALTATDTAPLCGAHPEACLRKYNAKPVRGELCHESGLRILIGTAVRYAAKYDLGVEVLFAYYKDHYFRAFLRLKDGAKEGDKALKNLGYLYFDKKTGKFKVERAFLPSKPDAFGPLWLGPLKSQEIVEKMNAEDKGELAEKKKVSKFLNVVVEELDVPFFYDIHALARRNSLEVRKLSDIAAMLQEKGYRVSRTHFSPTAIKTDAPFEEVLEALKSLQ; encoded by the coding sequence ATGGAGTTAATCAAACTCAAAGAAGGGAAAGCCGAAATTCTTGTGCCTAAAGCAGAGCGTATTTACGATGCTCCAGTATTTTACAATCCAGTAATGGCACTTAACAGAGACCTGAGCGTTCTTCTCCTAAGGGTTGTAAAGGCGGAGAGAGTTTTAGACGCTTTATCCGCCACAGGTGTTAGGGGAATAAGATACGCCTTGGAAACCGATGTGGATGAAATCTGGCTCAACGATATAAATCCCGAGGCGTTTAAGCTGATAATTGAAAATTTGAAGCTTAATTTTGAAGGAGAAGTAGAGATTAATGAGAAATCCGCAACTTTAAAGGACAAAAAAACGTTAATAGCCAAAAACAAAGATGCAAACCTTTTAATGGCTGAAAAGTTCAGGTACTTTGACTTCCTTGACCTCGATCCTTTTGGCTCTCCAGTGGAGTTCCTCGATTCTTCCCTTAGGAGTGTAAAGAGAAAAGGGGTCATTGCACTGACGGCAACAGATACAGCTCCCCTTTGCGGAGCTCATCCAGAGGCATGCCTGCGAAAGTATAATGCAAAACCAGTAAGGGGAGAATTATGCCACGAAAGCGGTTTGAGGATTTTAATCGGAACTGCTGTGAGGTATGCGGCAAAATATGATCTCGGTGTTGAAGTTCTCTTTGCCTACTACAAAGACCACTACTTCAGAGCGTTCTTAAGGCTAAAAGATGGTGCAAAGGAAGGAGATAAAGCCCTCAAAAACCTCGGGTATCTTTACTTCGACAAAAAGACGGGGAAGTTTAAAGTTGAGAGGGCCTTTCTGCCAAGTAAACCGGACGCCTTTGGACCGCTGTGGCTTGGTCCCCTTAAGAGCCAAGAGATCGTGGAGAAGATGAACGCCGAGGATAAAGGCGAACTGGCCGAGAAAAAGAAAGTCTCCAAATTTTTGAACGTTGTTGTTGAAGAGCTTGACGTTCCATTTTTCTACGATATCCACGCTCTGGCAAGAAGAAACTCCCTTGAGGTAAGAAAGCTTTCAGATATAGCGGCTATGCTCCAAGAAAAGGGATATAGAGTTAGCAGAACGCACTTCTCTCCGACTGCAATAAAAACCGACGCTCCCTTTGAAGAGGTGCTGGAAGCTCTAAAATCTCTCCAGTAG
- a CDS encoding 50S ribosomal protein L35ae — MIMKGIVLSYMRSKENQHNNHMIIKPLGIDSREQASGLIGRKVIWKSPTGKLLVGKITRAHGTRGEVKVRFERPLPGQALGDYVEIK; from the coding sequence ATGATAATGAAGGGCATAGTGTTGAGCTATATGAGAAGTAAAGAGAACCAGCACAACAACCACATGATTATTAAGCCTCTTGGAATCGACAGCAGAGAACAGGCCTCGGGGCTAATAGGAAGGAAAGTAATTTGGAAGAGCCCAACCGGAAAGCTCCTTGTTGGCAAAATCACAAGGGCCCACGGCACAAGGGGGGAAGTAAAGGTAAGGTTCGAGAGGCCCTTGCCCGGCCAAGCTCTAGGAGACTATGTTGAAATAAAGTGA
- a CDS encoding Hsp20/alpha crystallin family protein: protein MARRWWRRDIWDPFDIMREIQEEIDEIFNEFFRGPRLWSYRTFGEPREEFEMRSEGVWREPFVDIFDTGEEFVITSELPGVRKEDIKVRVTSDTVYIEAQVRREQELEREGAVRIERYYSGYRRVIRLPEEVIPEKAKAKYNNGVLEIRVPKKHPTKKEEKEGFEVKIE from the coding sequence ATGGCAAGGAGATGGTGGAGGAGAGACATATGGGATCCGTTTGACATAATGAGAGAGATTCAGGAAGAAATAGACGAGATATTCAACGAATTCTTCAGGGGTCCCAGACTCTGGAGCTACAGAACATTCGGCGAGCCAAGAGAGGAGTTTGAAATGAGAAGCGAGGGCGTATGGAGGGAACCATTCGTTGACATCTTTGACACCGGTGAAGAGTTCGTTATCACCTCTGAGCTTCCAGGAGTCAGAAAAGAAGACATCAAGGTAAGGGTGACAAGTGATACAGTTTACATAGAAGCCCAGGTCAGGAGAGAACAAGAACTTGAGAGAGAAGGTGCAGTAAGGATAGAGAGATACTACAGCGGCTACAGAAGGGTTATCAGATTGCCAGAGGAAGTCATCCCAGAGAAGGCAAAGGCCAAGTACAACAATGGTGTCCTTGAGATAAGGGTTCCCAAGAAGCACCCGACAAAGAAGGAAGAAAAAGAAGGATTTGAGGTTAAGATTGAGTGA
- a CDS encoding CDC48 family AAA ATPase has protein sequence MAEKRETRLKVASAYQRDVGRGIVRIDRSAMRKIDVQPGDIVEIIGAKNTAAVVWPAYPEDEGLGIIRMDGTIRKNAGVGLGDEVTIRKAEVKEAQRVVLAPTEPIRFGQDFVDWLHSRLVGRPVVRGDYIRIGVLGQELTFVVTATTPSGVVQITEFTEFTISEKPVKEVAKTPALGVTYEDIGGLKDVIQKIREMIELPLKHPEVFEKLGIEPPKGVLLYGPPGTGKTLLAKAVANEANAHFIAINGPEIMSKYYGESEERLREVFKEAEENAPSIIFIDEIDAIAPKREEVTGEVEKRVVAQLLTLMDGLKSRGKVIVIGATNRPDAVDPALRRPGRFDREIEVGVPDKQGRKEILQIHTRGMPIEPDFRKVDVKRILEELKQDDRFKESAERALEKIDTVPDKDEDIKRLLSEIDERLYEEVRHRLIDLLLEELAEKTHGFVGADLAALAREAAMAALRRLIEEGKIDFEAESIPKEVLEELKVTRRDFYEALKMVEPSALREVLLEVPNVRWEDIGGLEEVKQQLREAVEWPLKYPEAFMAMGITPPRGILLYGPPGTGKTLLAKAVATESEANFIGIRGPEVLSKWVGESEKNIREIFRKARQAAPTVIFIDEIDAIAPRRGTDVNRVTDRLINQLLTEMDGIEENSGVVVIAATNRPDILDPALLRPGRFDRLILVPAPDEKARLEIFKVHTRNVPLAEDVSLEELAKRTEGYTGADIEAVVREAALNAMRRAIAEGIIKPGTRASEIRQKVKVTMKDFEEALKKVGPSVGKETIEYYKKIEEMFSKGRAELTRGENRDRGVL, from the coding sequence ATGGCAGAAAAGAGAGAAACCAGGCTTAAAGTTGCTTCCGCTTACCAGAGGGATGTTGGTAGGGGGATTGTTAGGATTGATAGGAGTGCAATGAGAAAGATTGACGTCCAGCCCGGGGACATAGTGGAGATTATCGGTGCCAAAAACACAGCGGCAGTTGTTTGGCCCGCATATCCTGAGGATGAGGGGCTCGGCATAATTAGAATGGACGGTACAATAAGAAAGAACGCCGGCGTTGGTCTTGGAGACGAGGTGACCATAAGAAAGGCAGAGGTCAAGGAAGCACAGAGAGTTGTTTTGGCTCCTACAGAGCCCATTAGGTTTGGGCAGGACTTTGTTGACTGGCTTCATTCAAGGTTAGTTGGGAGACCTGTAGTCAGAGGGGACTACATTAGAATAGGTGTCCTTGGACAGGAGCTTACGTTTGTCGTCACGGCGACAACACCTTCCGGTGTAGTCCAGATAACGGAGTTCACCGAGTTCACGATCTCAGAGAAGCCCGTAAAGGAGGTCGCAAAGACACCGGCTCTGGGGGTTACCTATGAGGACATTGGTGGTCTCAAGGACGTTATACAGAAGATTAGAGAGATGATTGAGCTCCCCCTCAAGCACCCGGAGGTTTTTGAAAAGCTTGGCATTGAGCCGCCTAAGGGTGTTTTGCTTTATGGTCCTCCGGGTACTGGTAAGACTTTGTTGGCTAAGGCTGTGGCCAACGAGGCTAATGCTCACTTCATAGCGATTAATGGGCCGGAGATCATGAGCAAATACTACGGAGAAAGCGAAGAAAGACTAAGAGAAGTTTTCAAAGAAGCTGAAGAAAACGCTCCCAGCATAATCTTCATTGATGAGATTGATGCAATAGCGCCGAAGAGGGAGGAGGTTACGGGTGAGGTTGAGAAGAGGGTTGTTGCTCAGTTGCTTACCCTAATGGATGGTTTGAAGAGTAGGGGGAAGGTTATAGTTATTGGTGCTACTAATAGGCCTGATGCAGTGGATCCGGCTCTTAGGAGGCCGGGCAGGTTTGATAGGGAGATTGAGGTTGGAGTTCCAGACAAACAGGGAAGAAAGGAAATACTCCAAATCCACACAAGAGGAATGCCAATTGAGCCAGACTTCAGAAAGGTAGATGTTAAGAGAATCCTTGAGGAGCTTAAGCAGGACGATAGGTTCAAAGAATCCGCCGAGAGAGCCCTTGAGAAGATAGACACAGTACCGGACAAGGACGAGGACATTAAGAGATTACTCAGCGAGATTGACGAAAGACTCTATGAAGAGGTTAGGCATCGTTTGATTGACCTTCTCCTTGAGGAGCTTGCTGAGAAGACTCATGGATTCGTTGGTGCCGACTTGGCGGCATTGGCAAGAGAAGCCGCAATGGCTGCGTTGAGAAGACTCATCGAGGAGGGCAAGATAGACTTCGAGGCAGAGAGCATTCCGAAGGAAGTACTTGAAGAGCTCAAGGTAACCAGGAGGGACTTCTACGAGGCACTGAAGATGGTTGAGCCTTCAGCTCTAAGGGAAGTTCTTTTGGAGGTCCCCAACGTTAGGTGGGAGGACATTGGAGGTCTTGAGGAGGTTAAGCAACAGCTCAGAGAAGCCGTGGAGTGGCCGCTCAAATATCCGGAGGCATTTATGGCCATGGGAATCACTCCACCGAGGGGAATTCTCCTCTACGGTCCCCCAGGTACTGGTAAGACTTTGCTGGCTAAGGCAGTGGCAACGGAAAGCGAGGCCAACTTTATAGGCATTAGAGGGCCAGAAGTGCTTAGCAAGTGGGTTGGTGAGAGCGAGAAGAACATAAGGGAGATCTTTAGGAAGGCAAGACAGGCAGCTCCAACCGTAATATTCATTGACGAGATTGACGCTATAGCTCCGAGAAGGGGTACAGATGTTAATAGGGTTACTGATAGGCTTATTAATCAGCTTTTGACTGAGATGGACGGGATTGAGGAGAACAGCGGTGTCGTGGTTATTGCTGCCACAAACAGGCCTGATATCCTTGACCCGGCTTTGCTTAGGCCTGGCAGGTTCGATAGGCTTATCTTAGTTCCAGCCCCGGATGAAAAGGCAAGGCTTGAGATCTTCAAAGTCCACACAAGAAATGTTCCGCTTGCAGAGGACGTCAGCTTGGAGGAACTCGCAAAGAGAACTGAAGGCTACACGGGTGCTGACATTGAGGCAGTTGTGAGAGAGGCGGCATTAAATGCCATGAGAAGGGCAATAGCGGAGGGCATTATCAAGCCCGGCACAAGGGCAAGCGAGATTAGGCAGAAAGTCAAGGTTACAATGAAAGACTTTGAGGAAGCGCTCAAGAAGGTCGGCCCAAGTGTTGGCAAGGAGACGATAGAGTACTACAAGAAAATAGAGGAAATGTTCAGCAAAGGTAGGGCTGAATTAACTAGAGGGGAGAACAGAGACAGGGGAGTCCTCTGA
- the pfpI gene encoding deglycase PfpI — MKVLFLSADGFEDLELIYPLHRIKEEGHEVYIASNKKETITGKHGYSVKVDLLFEEVDPEEFDALVLPGGRAPEIVRINPKAVEIAKKMFEAGKPVATICHGPQILISAGVLKGRKGTCVVTIKDDLINAGAEYIDKEVVVDGNWISSRHPGDLYAWMREFVKLLK, encoded by the coding sequence ATGAAAGTGCTGTTTTTAAGTGCCGATGGATTCGAGGACTTGGAGTTAATATACCCCCTCCACCGCATAAAAGAGGAGGGGCATGAGGTCTACATAGCGAGTAACAAGAAGGAGACCATAACTGGAAAGCACGGCTACTCTGTAAAGGTTGATCTGCTGTTTGAGGAAGTAGATCCAGAGGAATTCGATGCACTCGTATTGCCTGGTGGAAGAGCTCCAGAGATAGTTAGGATAAACCCAAAGGCCGTTGAAATAGCTAAAAAGATGTTCGAGGCTGGAAAGCCAGTAGCAACAATATGCCACGGCCCGCAGATACTCATCTCTGCTGGAGTTTTAAAGGGGAGAAAAGGAACATGTGTTGTCACAATAAAGGACGATCTCATAAACGCGGGTGCGGAGTACATTGACAAGGAAGTCGTCGTTGATGGCAACTGGATAAGTTCAAGACATCCCGGGGATTTATACGCGTGGATGAGGGAATTCGTAAAGCTCTTGAAGTGA
- a CDS encoding YhbY family RNA-binding protein — MEKRLPGTVRRAIRAKYYDIEPKAWIGKRGLDDSVIDEINTQLKKDGILKVEIKKGALISTQMDRKAIAEKVAELTDSELIDVRGKRFILFRPREGWEKYLKKLRLKELSKERREEKPVKKVKLDIAQFRKKFKKGRE, encoded by the coding sequence ATGGAAAAGCGCTTACCTGGAACGGTGAGAAGAGCTATAAGGGCTAAATATTACGATATTGAACCTAAAGCGTGGATTGGTAAGAGAGGGTTAGACGATAGCGTTATTGACGAGATCAATACTCAGCTTAAGAAAGATGGGATATTAAAGGTTGAAATAAAAAAAGGTGCTTTAATATCAACCCAGATGGACAGAAAAGCGATAGCAGAGAAAGTTGCAGAGCTTACGGATAGTGAACTTATTGATGTGAGGGGCAAAAGGTTTATATTGTTCCGTCCCAGAGAAGGATGGGAAAAGTATTTAAAGAAGCTCAGGCTTAAGGAACTCTCGAAAGAGAGACGGGAGGAAAAACCCGTTAAGAAAGTCAAGCTCGACATTGCTCAATTTAGGAAAAAGTTCAAGAAAGGGAGGGAGTGA
- a CDS encoding 30S ribosomal protein S19e has translation MATVYDVPGDLLVERVAQKLKEIPEIKPPEWAPFVKTGRHKERLPEQEDWWYYRVASVLRKIYIDGPVGIERLRTWYGGRKNRGHAPEHFYKGSGSIVRKALQQLEAAGFVTKVPGEGRVVTPKGRSFLDKVATELKKELEEVIPELKKY, from the coding sequence ATGGCAACAGTTTATGACGTTCCCGGTGATTTGCTCGTTGAGAGGGTAGCTCAAAAATTGAAAGAGATTCCCGAAATAAAGCCACCTGAGTGGGCACCCTTCGTTAAAACAGGCAGGCATAAGGAGAGACTTCCAGAGCAAGAGGATTGGTGGTATTATAGAGTGGCTTCAGTCTTGAGAAAGATATACATTGACGGACCAGTTGGGATTGAAAGGTTAAGGACTTGGTACGGTGGAAGGAAGAACAGAGGGCACGCTCCAGAGCACTTCTACAAGGGAAGCGGAAGCATAGTTAGGAAAGCCCTTCAGCAGCTTGAAGCGGCAGGGTTTGTCACAAAGGTGCCTGGAGAGGGAAGGGTAGTTACACCAAAGGGAAGAAGCTTCCTTGACAAGGTAGCTACGGAGCTCAAGAAGGAGCTCGAAGAGGTAATTCCAGAGCTTAAGAAGTACTGA
- a CDS encoding DNA-binding protein, whose amino-acid sequence MAEDIEEIRKRKLLELQKRLAEQQKAEEERVRQEMELEAQLNAIMKQILTPEARERLTRVKLVRPELARQVELILAQLYQAGQITERITDEKLKKILAQIDARTRREFRIKW is encoded by the coding sequence ATGGCCGAGGATATAGAGGAAATCAGAAAGAGAAAACTTTTGGAGCTTCAGAAGAGACTTGCAGAGCAACAAAAGGCAGAAGAAGAAAGGGTAAGGCAGGAGATGGAGTTAGAGGCTCAGCTAAATGCTATAATGAAGCAAATTCTCACGCCTGAAGCGAGGGAACGGCTTACGAGGGTTAAACTCGTAAGACCTGAGCTTGCGAGACAAGTGGAGTTGATTCTCGCTCAGTTATACCAAGCCGGTCAGATAACCGAGAGAATCACGGATGAAAAACTTAAAAAGATTTTAGCTCAAATAGATGCCAGAACGAGAAGAGAATTTAGGATTAAATGGTGA
- a CDS encoding transcription initiation factor IIB, giving the protein MTKHRVCPVCGSEKFVYDPERGEVICANCGFVIQENIIDMGPEWRAFDASQREKRSRTGAPESILLHDKGLSTDIGYDRNVKGLMREKIYRLRKWQSRLRVSDAAERNLAFALSELDRLGARLNLPKHVEEEAARLYREAVRKGLIRGRSIESVIAACVYAACRLLKIPRTLDEIADIAKVDKKEIGRSFRFIARNLNLTPKKLFVKPTDYVNKFADELGLSEKTKRRAIELLEKAYEMGLTSGKSPAGLVAAALYIAGLLEGEKRTQREVAEVARVTEVTVRNRYKEIVEKLGLKLPL; this is encoded by the coding sequence GTGACTAAGCATAGGGTTTGCCCAGTTTGCGGTTCCGAGAAGTTTGTTTATGACCCCGAAAGGGGAGAGGTAATCTGTGCAAATTGTGGTTTTGTAATTCAGGAGAACATTATTGATATGGGTCCCGAATGGAGGGCATTTGACGCTTCTCAAAGGGAGAAGCGTTCTAGGACTGGTGCGCCTGAGAGCATTCTGCTGCACGATAAGGGCCTTTCGACGGATATTGGTTACGACAGAAATGTTAAGGGCTTGATGAGGGAGAAGATTTACCGTCTCAGGAAGTGGCAGAGCAGGTTGAGGGTTAGCGATGCCGCCGAGAGAAATCTTGCTTTTGCCTTGAGTGAGCTCGACAGACTTGGTGCGAGGTTAAACCTTCCAAAGCACGTTGAAGAAGAGGCTGCGAGGCTTTACAGGGAGGCCGTTAGAAAAGGCCTTATTAGGGGCAGGTCGATTGAGAGTGTTATTGCTGCCTGCGTTTACGCTGCATGCAGACTCTTGAAGATTCCGAGAACTCTCGATGAAATTGCAGATATTGCCAAGGTCGACAAGAAAGAAATTGGCAGGAGCTTCAGGTTCATTGCGAGGAATTTGAATTTGACTCCCAAGAAGCTCTTCGTGAAGCCGACTGATTACGTTAACAAGTTTGCCGATGAGCTCGGCTTAAGTGAGAAAACCAAGAGAAGGGCAATAGAGCTCCTTGAAAAGGCTTACGAGATGGGCTTGACGAGTGGTAAAAGCCCTGCTGGCCTTGTTGCTGCTGCACTTTACATAGCCGGTCTTCTCGAAGGAGAGAAGAGAACTCAGAGGGAAGTGGCGGAAGTGGCAAGAGTAACAGAGGTCACAGTAAGAAACAGGTACAAAGAAATAGTAGAGAAACTAGGGCTAAAGCTCCCACTTTGA
- the fen gene encoding flap endonuclease-1 yields MGVQIGELLPRKELELENLNGRKVAIDAFNAIYQFLSTIRQRDGTPLMDSKGRITSHLSGLFYRTINLMEVGIKPAYVFDGKPPEFKKKELEKRAEAREEAQEKWEEALARGDIEEAKKYAQRASKVNEMLIEEAKKLLELMGIPWVQAPSEGEAQAAYMASKGHVWASASQDYDSLLFGTPRLVRNLTITGKRKLPGKDIYVEVKPELIVLEEVLKELKITREKLIELAILVGTDYNPGGIKGIGPKTALEIVRYSKDPLAKYQKMSDVDLYAIKDFFLNPPTTDEYKLEWKMPDEEGILKFLCDEHEFSEERVKNGLERLKKTVKAGKQFTLDSWFKK; encoded by the coding sequence ATGGGAGTACAGATTGGTGAGCTTTTACCGAGGAAAGAACTTGAGCTTGAAAATTTAAACGGAAGAAAAGTTGCTATAGATGCATTTAACGCTATCTACCAGTTCCTCTCAACGATAAGGCAGCGAGACGGGACTCCTTTAATGGATTCCAAGGGAAGGATAACTTCCCACCTTTCGGGGCTTTTTTACAGGACTATAAACCTAATGGAAGTGGGTATAAAGCCTGCGTATGTATTCGATGGGAAGCCTCCGGAGTTCAAGAAAAAGGAGCTTGAAAAGAGAGCCGAAGCCAGGGAGGAAGCGCAGGAAAAATGGGAAGAGGCCCTGGCAAGAGGTGATATCGAAGAGGCAAAGAAATACGCACAGCGGGCGAGCAAAGTAAATGAGATGCTTATCGAGGAGGCTAAAAAGCTTTTAGAGCTTATGGGAATTCCGTGGGTGCAGGCTCCCAGCGAAGGTGAAGCGCAGGCAGCTTATATGGCATCCAAAGGGCACGTTTGGGCTTCGGCGAGCCAGGATTACGACTCGCTCCTCTTCGGAACACCAAGGCTAGTGAGGAACCTCACCATAACTGGAAAAAGAAAGCTCCCCGGGAAGGACATCTACGTGGAAGTTAAACCGGAGCTCATAGTTCTTGAAGAGGTATTAAAAGAGCTTAAGATAACGAGGGAAAAGCTGATAGAACTTGCAATTCTTGTGGGAACGGACTACAATCCCGGAGGCATAAAAGGGATTGGGCCAAAAACAGCCCTTGAAATAGTCAGATACTCCAAGGATCCCCTGGCAAAGTACCAAAAAATGAGCGACGTTGATCTCTATGCAATAAAAGACTTCTTCCTAAACCCGCCGACAACAGACGAATACAAGCTCGAATGGAAAATGCCCGATGAAGAAGGAATATTAAAGTTCCTCTGTGATGAACACGAGTTCAGTGAAGAAAGAGTTAAAAACGGCTTAGAAAGGCTTAAAAAAACAGTTAAGGCCGGAAAACAGTTTACGCTGGACAGCTGGTTTAAAAAATGA
- a CDS encoding phosphate-starvation-inducible PsiE family protein has translation MTKIEDEKTAQYTQIHKLFRKTLEISFDAVVMVFLFFILYLTLYSIYLNFKLTYKVNDPKLLIANILVTIILIETYRILIIYLRQHRVSISHILEVGIVALVQKLIVASDFRELDALKLFAVGGLLFILGHLYIRIGGE, from the coding sequence ATGACGAAGATTGAAGATGAAAAAACAGCCCAATATACCCAAATTCATAAGCTTTTCAGAAAAACCTTAGAGATTTCCTTTGATGCAGTTGTTATGGTGTTCCTGTTCTTCATACTCTACCTCACCCTGTACTCCATCTACCTTAACTTTAAGCTAACTTACAAGGTCAACGACCCAAAACTTCTGATTGCGAACATACTCGTGACAATTATCCTGATAGAAACCTACAGAATCTTGATAATCTATTTGAGGCAACACCGTGTGAGCATATCCCACATTCTTGAGGTTGGAATCGTGGCACTTGTCCAAAAGCTCATCGTTGCCTCGGATTTTAGGGAGCTCGATGCATTAAAGCTCTTTGCCGTCGGTGGATTGCTTTTTATACTTGGGCATCTATACATTAGGATAGGTGGTGAGTAA
- a CDS encoding S1 family peptidase: protein MRWKLLGVLLLGLLILSSFGSAGIGNSDKDKACRLVRYWVFENGRWVEKSEPRVWWYCQEPEKVKGFRGFAFREMPYGLFKRPDVGVLHQAVRDLAGLMGIDELHGEFSANLPSYGGMFINEEKGLIFVYVKDEKDREKIKQALEKYRGKVNIVFLKSKYNFEELLKWKEKTRELFRIKELEVTMLDADEAHNTLTIGLADVTPEKLQLLENELEKIGIPKEAVKIEKRKPGMPTLSPTDKFDTLIGGIKITALRGSCTLGFTSKINGEDYFVTAAHCAEFGVTGEPVYQPWGIGSWRKVGTIIKNPPLSSNFPSRLTDSMLVKVSGRDIDHRVYSNWNVIGTAESYVGAYVCKMGITTYTTCGYITETHSSIGIDRDKDGYTDYWLFDVGITCCMDSDEGDSGAPVFYKSYYTNDISIVGILNGKYYDGIYYSEIDGIFSELGNMEVSWS from the coding sequence ATGCGGTGGAAACTGCTTGGTGTTTTGTTACTTGGTTTGTTGATTTTGAGTTCTTTTGGTAGTGCGGGAATTGGTAACAGTGATAAGGACAAGGCTTGTCGGCTTGTGAGGTACTGGGTTTTTGAAAATGGGAGGTGGGTTGAGAAAAGTGAGCCCAGAGTTTGGTGGTACTGTCAAGAGCCTGAAAAAGTTAAGGGTTTTAGGGGTTTTGCATTTAGAGAAATGCCCTACGGATTGTTCAAGAGGCCTGATGTTGGTGTTTTACATCAAGCTGTAAGGGATTTGGCTGGTTTGATGGGAATTGATGAGCTTCATGGGGAATTCTCCGCCAATTTGCCTTCTTACGGAGGAATGTTTATTAACGAAGAGAAAGGATTAATTTTCGTGTACGTGAAGGATGAGAAGGACAGGGAGAAAATCAAACAAGCATTAGAAAAATACAGAGGAAAAGTAAACATAGTATTCCTAAAGAGTAAATACAACTTTGAAGAACTGTTAAAGTGGAAAGAAAAGACAAGAGAACTTTTTAGAATCAAAGAACTTGAAGTTACAATGCTCGACGCCGATGAAGCCCACAACACCTTAACCATCGGTTTAGCAGATGTAACACCAGAGAAATTGCAACTCCTTGAAAATGAATTAGAAAAAATAGGAATACCAAAAGAAGCAGTAAAGATAGAGAAAAGAAAGCCAGGCATGCCTACGTTATCACCAACGGACAAATTTGATACTCTTATTGGTGGAATTAAAATAACTGCTCTCAGAGGATCATGCACGCTGGGATTTACATCCAAAATTAACGGAGAAGATTATTTTGTAACAGCTGCACATTGTGCAGAATTTGGGGTAACTGGAGAACCCGTATATCAACCCTGGGGTATTGGTTCATGGCGTAAAGTCGGAACCATTATAAAGAATCCACCCTTAAGTTCAAACTTTCCTTCGAGGCTTACAGATAGCATGTTAGTCAAAGTTTCGGGAAGAGATATTGATCACAGGGTTTACTCAAATTGGAATGTTATCGGAACGGCAGAAAGTTACGTAGGAGCCTATGTTTGTAAAATGGGAATAACTACATACACAACATGTGGGTACATAACAGAAACACACAGTTCAATTGGTATTGACAGAGATAAGGACGGGTACACTGACTATTGGCTCTTTGATGTTGGTATAACTTGTTGTATGGATAGTGATGAAGGCGATAGCGGTGCTCCGGTCTTTTATAAATCATACTACACAAACGACATCAGTATCGTTGGCATCCTAAACGGTAAGTACTACGATGGAATATATTACAGTGAAATCGATGGTATATTTTCAGAACTTGGTAATATGGAGGTGTCATGGAGTTGA